In a genomic window of Pseudomonas mohnii:
- a CDS encoding fumarylacetoacetate hydrolase family protein has translation MDAHLITALGDELFNALRNRQTLVPLTRRYPAITLEQAYRISLQFLKRREALGERVIGKKIGVTSRAVQEMLDVHQPDFGFLTNAMQVEVASDVSLARYHLIQPRAEGEIAFILGEDLQGPGISAEDVLAATQSVAPCFEIVDSRIDDWQIRIQDTVADNASCGVFALGTQRIDPRELDLAAVHMQLLKNGQPAGSGLGSAVQGHPCAAVAWLANTLGELGIPFRRGEIILSGALAPLVPVVAGDHISLTMSGLGEASLRFVP, from the coding sequence ATGGATGCCCATTTGATCACCGCGCTCGGTGATGAGCTGTTCAACGCCTTGCGCAATCGCCAGACACTCGTGCCCCTGACCCGTCGCTATCCCGCGATCACCCTGGAGCAGGCCTATCGGATTTCCCTGCAGTTCCTGAAACGCCGCGAAGCCCTCGGCGAACGGGTGATCGGCAAGAAAATCGGGGTCACCAGCCGTGCCGTGCAGGAGATGCTCGATGTCCACCAACCGGACTTCGGCTTCCTGACCAATGCCATGCAAGTCGAGGTCGCCAGCGACGTCAGTCTGGCTCGCTACCACCTGATCCAGCCCCGTGCCGAAGGCGAAATCGCCTTTATCCTCGGTGAAGACTTGCAGGGCCCGGGGATCAGCGCGGAGGACGTGCTGGCCGCCACCCAATCGGTGGCGCCCTGCTTCGAGATCGTCGATTCGCGAATTGACGACTGGCAGATCCGCATCCAGGACACCGTGGCCGATAACGCCTCGTGCGGCGTATTCGCCCTCGGGACACAGCGCATCGACCCGCGAGAGCTGGACCTGGCCGCCGTACACATGCAGCTGCTCAAGAACGGTCAGCCGGCGGGCTCGGGCCTGGGTTCGGCGGTGCAAGGCCACCCTTGCGCGGCGGTGGCCTGGCTGGCCAATACCCTGGGCGAGCTGGGCATCCCCTTTCGTCGCGGCGAAATCATTCTCTCGGGCGCCCTCGCGCCGCTGGTGCCTGTGGTCGC
- a CDS encoding glucose 1-dehydrogenase, translated as MSILQRFHLDGSVAIVTGSGRGIGRAIALAYAEAGADVVCSARSLDEVQAVAEEVRSLGRRALAVACDVNDAEQRRILVRQSVEHMGRITHLVNNVGGGGPNDPLEMTPEDFAQVLNFNVATTYAFCQLCVPLMREAGGGNIINISSVAARYAQRHFSAYGTAKAALSHLTRLLAQDFAPQIRVNAVAPGPTLTEALNGVMPTAMRQVMETNTPLKCLGTPQDIAAAALYLASPASAWVTGKIIDVDGGADSSVWPG; from the coding sequence ATGAGTATTTTGCAGCGTTTCCACCTGGACGGCAGCGTCGCCATCGTCACCGGCAGCGGCCGTGGCATTGGTCGAGCGATTGCCCTGGCGTATGCCGAAGCGGGCGCCGATGTGGTGTGCTCGGCACGCTCGCTGGACGAGGTGCAGGCGGTGGCCGAGGAGGTGCGCAGCTTGGGTCGACGCGCCCTGGCCGTCGCCTGCGACGTCAACGATGCCGAGCAGCGCCGGATACTGGTTCGCCAGAGCGTCGAGCACATGGGCCGAATCACCCATCTGGTCAACAACGTTGGCGGCGGCGGGCCGAACGATCCGCTGGAAATGACGCCCGAAGACTTTGCCCAGGTGCTGAATTTCAACGTCGCCACCACCTACGCCTTCTGCCAGTTGTGTGTGCCGCTGATGCGCGAGGCCGGTGGCGGCAACATCATCAATATCAGCTCGGTGGCGGCGCGTTACGCCCAGCGCCATTTCAGCGCCTACGGCACGGCCAAGGCGGCCCTCAGCCACCTGACCCGTCTGCTGGCCCAGGACTTTGCTCCGCAGATCCGGGTCAACGCTGTCGCCCCGGGCCCCACCCTGACCGAAGCACTCAACGGCGTAATGCCGACGGCCATGCGCCAGGTCATGGAAACCAACACCCCGCTCAAATGCCTCGGAACCCCGCAAGACATCGCCGCCGCCGCACTCTATCTGGCCAGCCCTGCTTCGGCCTGGGTGACCGGCAAGATCATCGATGTCGATGGCGGTGCCGACTCGTCGGTCTGGCCCGGCTGA
- a CDS encoding acyl-CoA dehydrogenase family protein, producing MHSMREKTQDERDLLERARSLVPALKARTAQAEKDLKVPEESVAQLQAAGLLRALQPRAFGGYEVDPRTFFEIQTILAEGCMSTAWIYGVMGVHPWQLARYPIEAQREVWADDHSTLICSTYMPAAKVTVVEGGYRISGRWSFSSGSEHCQWILLGGILPPDGDFAAEHGTFLLPRRDYQIERNWDVLGLRGTGSHDIVVEDAFVPAHRVQRTNNWTLDATPGRLVNTNPIYAIPFAQVFSRAVSTSAIGALQGAINEFRENAAKHIGKHGARTADDPVAQTAVAEAMITVDSLRLVLERNYEHLMTLARAGEYPDTETRLLYRYQSAYVTNICADRVNDLLRSMAASGLYNTNPVARLFRDLHQARGHIANNYMAYGRSYGAVMLGLPNPDPYV from the coding sequence ATGCACAGCATGCGAGAAAAGACCCAGGACGAACGTGATCTGCTTGAACGTGCACGCAGCCTTGTGCCGGCACTCAAGGCACGTACGGCGCAGGCCGAAAAGGACTTGAAGGTGCCTGAAGAAAGCGTTGCGCAATTGCAGGCCGCTGGTCTGCTGCGAGCCTTGCAGCCACGGGCATTCGGTGGTTATGAAGTGGACCCGCGCACCTTCTTCGAAATCCAGACCATCCTGGCCGAGGGTTGCATGTCCACGGCCTGGATCTACGGCGTGATGGGGGTGCACCCCTGGCAGCTGGCGCGTTATCCGATCGAGGCACAACGCGAAGTCTGGGCCGACGACCACAGCACGTTGATCTGCTCGACTTATATGCCGGCGGCCAAAGTCACGGTGGTGGAGGGCGGTTACCGCATCAGCGGGCGCTGGAGTTTCTCCAGCGGCAGCGAACACTGCCAATGGATACTCCTCGGCGGTATCCTGCCGCCCGATGGCGACTTTGCCGCCGAGCACGGCACCTTCCTGCTGCCCCGTCGCGATTACCAGATCGAGCGCAACTGGGACGTGCTGGGCCTGCGCGGCACCGGTAGCCACGACATCGTGGTCGAGGATGCGTTCGTCCCGGCCCATCGTGTGCAACGCACTAACAACTGGACCCTCGACGCGACCCCGGGACGCCTGGTCAATACCAATCCGATTTATGCGATTCCCTTCGCCCAAGTGTTCTCCCGTGCGGTGTCGACATCGGCCATCGGCGCCCTGCAAGGTGCGATCAACGAGTTCCGCGAAAACGCCGCCAAACACATCGGCAAGCACGGCGCCCGCACCGCTGACGATCCGGTGGCACAAACGGCGGTGGCCGAAGCCATGATCACCGTCGACAGTCTGCGCCTGGTGCTGGAGCGCAACTACGAGCACCTGATGACGCTGGCCCGGGCCGGCGAGTACCCGGACACCGAGACCCGCCTGCTGTACCGCTACCAGTCGGCCTACGTGACCAACATCTGCGCCGATCGAGTCAACGACCTGCTGCGCAGCATGGCTGCCTCGGGGTTGTACAACACCAACCCGGTAGCGCGGCTGTTCCGCGACCTGCACCAGGCGCGCGGGCACATTGCGAACAACTACATGGCTTACGGGCGCAGCTATGGCGCCGTGATGTTGGGCTTGCCCAATCCGGACCCTTACGTCTGA
- a CDS encoding ferredoxin--NADP reductase, which translates to MNNYFALRVARVIEETADARSLVFDVPEHLAERFRYQPGQFLTLRVPFEDGWLPRCYSLSSTPLLDEPLRVTVKRVYQGRASNWLCDELQAGEALEVLPPAGVFVPRNLDSDLLLFGGGSGVTPVLSILRSALLAGTGRILLIYANRDEDSVIFKDELKALASAHPQRLQIVHWLDSVQGVPSVGQLCELARPFVDAQAFICGPAPFMDAVVSALGDLGMPDGRVHVERFVSLPGEGEQPPISSSEAAVAARLAVRLDGQDYQLGCDSGETVLAAMERAGLNPPAACRVGGCASCMCKLESGDVELLHNDALDAGDLAEGWILACQAVPTTAQLHIRFPE; encoded by the coding sequence ATGAACAATTACTTTGCCCTGCGCGTGGCACGCGTGATCGAGGAAACCGCCGATGCGCGCTCCCTGGTCTTCGACGTGCCTGAGCATCTGGCTGAACGCTTTCGTTATCAACCCGGCCAGTTCCTGACACTGCGTGTTCCTTTCGAGGACGGTTGGCTGCCTCGGTGTTACTCCTTGTCCAGCACGCCGTTGCTCGATGAGCCGCTGCGGGTGACGGTCAAGCGTGTGTATCAGGGACGCGCTTCCAACTGGCTGTGCGACGAGCTGCAGGCTGGCGAGGCGCTGGAGGTGCTGCCACCGGCCGGTGTGTTCGTGCCACGCAACCTGGACAGCGACTTATTGCTGTTCGGCGGCGGCAGCGGTGTGACGCCGGTGCTGTCGATCCTGCGTTCGGCGTTGCTCGCGGGAACCGGTCGCATCCTGTTGATCTACGCCAACCGTGATGAAGACTCGGTGATTTTCAAGGATGAGCTCAAGGCCCTGGCCAGCGCCCATCCGCAACGCTTGCAAATCGTCCATTGGCTCGACTCGGTCCAGGGCGTGCCGAGTGTCGGACAACTGTGCGAACTGGCGCGGCCGTTTGTCGATGCCCAAGCGTTTATTTGCGGACCAGCGCCGTTCATGGACGCAGTCGTCAGCGCCCTCGGTGACTTGGGCATGCCGGATGGCCGAGTGCATGTCGAGCGCTTCGTGTCGCTGCCCGGCGAAGGCGAACAGCCGCCAATCAGCAGCAGCGAAGCCGCCGTGGCCGCACGGTTGGCGGTGCGTCTGGACGGCCAGGATTATCAACTGGGATGCGACAGTGGCGAAACGGTCCTGGCCGCCATGGAGCGTGCCGGCCTCAATCCACCCGCCGCCTGCCGTGTCGGTGGCTGCGCCTCATGCATGTGCAAGCTGGAAAGCGGTGATGTCGAGCTGCTGCACAACGATGCGCTGGACGCGGGCGATCTGGCCGAAGGCTGGATCCTGGCCTGCCAGGCTGTGCCGACCACCGCGCAACTGCATATCCGTTTTCCCGAATGA
- a CDS encoding FadD3 family acyl-CoA ligase, protein MNQSLNLAPLSAAPVTLAQLLFSSAERFAGRTAIEENGQCIDYARLPERVLEFTRGLMALGIQAGDRVGVWAPNSADWILAALGIQCAGAVLVPINTRMKGPEAADVLERSGCRVLFVQQRFLDVDYPALLAPHRPASLEHLIIVEGETPAQSSDLTLAQFLLGAATIDADSARRRALAVGPEAMCDLLFTSGTTGKPKGVMSGHGQNLRAFTEYVKIIGLVPGDRYLIVNPFFHAFGYKAGWLTCLIGGATILPHAVFDAEAVFERIARERISVLPGAPTLYLSLLAHPRLKQTDLSSLRIAVTGSASIPPSLIERMRNELGFAVVTTAYGLTECGGLATICDPRDSAQVIAGTSGRPIAGTEVSIRDPHNLALEPGQTGEICLRGFHVMQGYFQNPEATREAIDAEGWLHTGDVGRLDEAGNLIITDRLKDMFIVGGFNCYPAEIEAALIKHPAIAQVAVIGIADERMGEVGCACVVLREGQVLDEAQLIAWSREQMANYKVPRQVRFFDALPLNPSSKVAKNELRALVGSTPA, encoded by the coding sequence ATGAATCAGAGCCTGAACCTCGCGCCTTTGAGCGCAGCCCCTGTCACCCTGGCCCAGTTGCTCTTCAGCAGTGCGGAACGCTTCGCCGGTCGCACAGCCATCGAGGAAAACGGCCAATGTATCGACTATGCCCGCTTGCCCGAACGTGTCTTGGAATTCACCAGGGGCTTGATGGCACTGGGCATCCAGGCGGGTGACCGGGTTGGTGTCTGGGCGCCCAACAGCGCTGACTGGATCCTCGCAGCGCTTGGCATCCAGTGCGCCGGTGCAGTGCTGGTGCCGATCAACACGCGCATGAAGGGCCCGGAGGCCGCCGATGTGCTGGAGCGCAGCGGTTGCCGGGTGTTGTTCGTCCAGCAACGTTTTCTCGATGTCGATTACCCGGCGCTGCTGGCACCGCATCGGCCGGCCAGCCTGGAACACCTGATCATTGTCGAGGGTGAAACGCCTGCCCAGTCTTCGGACCTCACCCTTGCGCAGTTCTTGCTTGGCGCGGCGACTATCGATGCCGACAGTGCCAGGCGCCGTGCGCTGGCAGTCGGCCCCGAGGCCATGTGCGATCTGTTGTTCACCTCCGGCACCACCGGCAAGCCCAAAGGTGTGATGAGCGGCCACGGCCAGAACCTGCGGGCCTTCACCGAATACGTCAAGATCATTGGCCTGGTGCCGGGCGATCGTTACCTGATCGTCAATCCGTTCTTCCATGCCTTTGGCTACAAGGCCGGATGGCTGACCTGCCTGATCGGCGGCGCGACCATCCTGCCCCACGCGGTGTTTGACGCAGAAGCGGTGTTCGAGCGCATCGCCCGCGAGCGCATCAGCGTACTGCCCGGTGCGCCGACCCTGTACCTGTCGCTGCTGGCCCATCCCCGACTCAAGCAAACCGATCTGTCGAGCCTGCGCATCGCCGTGACCGGCTCGGCCAGCATTCCGCCAAGCCTGATCGAGCGCATGCGCAACGAGTTGGGATTTGCCGTGGTCACCACCGCCTACGGACTCACCGAGTGCGGAGGGCTGGCGACCATCTGCGATCCCCGGGACTCGGCGCAGGTGATCGCCGGCACCAGCGGACGGCCAATTGCCGGCACCGAAGTGAGCATCCGCGATCCGCATAACCTGGCGCTGGAACCAGGGCAGACCGGAGAGATTTGCCTGCGCGGCTTCCACGTCATGCAGGGCTACTTCCAGAACCCCGAAGCGACCCGCGAAGCCATCGACGCCGAAGGCTGGCTGCACACCGGCGATGTCGGGCGCCTGGACGAGGCGGGCAACCTGATCATCACCGATCGCTTGAAGGACATGTTCATTGTTGGCGGTTTCAACTGCTACCCGGCGGAAATCGAAGCGGCGCTGATCAAACACCCGGCGATTGCCCAGGTGGCGGTGATCGGTATCGCCGACGAACGCATGGGCGAGGTCGGCTGTGCTTGCGTGGTGCTGCGCGAAGGTCAAGTGCTCGATGAGGCTCAACTGATCGCCTGGAGCCGCGAGCAAATGGCCAATTACAAGGTGCCGCGCCAAGTGCGCTTCTTCGACGCCTTGCCATTGAACCCCTCGAGCAAGGTGGCGAAAAACGAACTGCGCGCGCTGGTGGGCAGCACCCCGGCGTAA
- a CDS encoding DUF1302 domain-containing protein: MLTRNTVVRHSANLWGGRSLLAATITVAGASAHAAPTIELGENTTLESALTVNYTASMRTAKQANQYLNDPNNDDGTRNFKRGSLINNRLSLFGELLLKHDNLGAVLRGSDFYDDVYHQRNANDSPDTVNKLGHNDGFSDETRRQSGSTARLLDAYVYGNFEMGETQYLSLKAGRHLVAWGESLFWPNISQGQAPVDATKFNVPGTEAKDSYLPVGQVSGSWSLNEDLALVGYYQYEWEKTELNPVGDYFGSDTFGPGAEFFRLGRGQVDGLPSGVAVGYGGEKDPSDSGQWGVGVRYRVTENTEVGLFHYRYNERIGSLFFDFTGTTQYSSLKSIGHDGTAPIYRLGYFEDVKLTGISFSSKVGDSVQYAGDLSYRDGASVYLNNGSPTTGQIWQGNLNASYILGPSLLAQQTTFMGEVVHQRIAGVDSLTITGGGPGVDGTFDEFESKTQTRGSTLLGVGAYMDYPSIANGLDLSTKVVWTQNVDGSAYQGLGRDEKRLTVGGDFKYLGNFQIGMTYVAYLSSPDVAQGRLLADRDYLSLNAKYTF, from the coding sequence ATGCTTACGCGAAATACGGTTGTGCGCCATTCGGCAAATCTGTGGGGAGGACGCAGCCTGTTGGCGGCGACCATTACCGTTGCCGGTGCCTCGGCCCACGCTGCGCCGACGATCGAACTGGGGGAAAACACCACACTGGAATCGGCGTTGACGGTCAACTACACCGCTTCCATGCGCACCGCCAAACAGGCCAATCAATATCTCAACGACCCGAACAACGACGACGGCACGCGCAACTTCAAGCGCGGCTCCTTGATCAACAATCGTCTGAGCCTGTTCGGCGAGTTGTTGCTCAAGCATGACAACCTCGGCGCGGTGCTGCGCGGGAGTGATTTCTATGACGACGTCTATCACCAGCGCAATGCCAACGACTCACCGGACACAGTGAACAAGTTGGGACACAACGATGGTTTCAGTGATGAAACCAGAAGGCAGAGCGGCAGCACCGCGCGCCTGCTGGATGCCTATGTGTATGGCAACTTTGAAATGGGCGAGACACAGTACTTGTCGCTCAAAGCCGGGCGGCATCTGGTGGCCTGGGGCGAGAGCCTGTTCTGGCCCAACATCAGCCAGGGGCAGGCCCCGGTGGATGCCACCAAGTTCAACGTGCCCGGCACCGAGGCCAAGGACTCCTACCTGCCGGTGGGGCAGGTGTCGGGCTCCTGGTCGCTGAATGAAGACCTGGCACTGGTGGGCTACTACCAGTACGAGTGGGAAAAGACTGAACTGAACCCGGTGGGGGACTATTTCGGCAGCGATACCTTTGGTCCCGGTGCCGAATTCTTTCGTCTGGGTCGTGGGCAGGTAGACGGCTTGCCGAGCGGTGTGGCGGTCGGTTATGGCGGTGAGAAAGACCCCAGCGACAGCGGCCAATGGGGCGTTGGCGTGCGTTACCGGGTCACCGAGAACACCGAGGTGGGGCTTTTCCATTACCGCTACAACGAGCGCATCGGCTCATTGTTCTTCGACTTCACCGGCACCACCCAATATTCATCGCTCAAGAGCATTGGCCATGACGGCACCGCGCCGATCTATCGCCTGGGCTACTTCGAAGACGTCAAGCTCACCGGCATCAGCTTCAGCTCCAAGGTCGGCGATTCGGTGCAGTATGCCGGTGACCTGAGCTACCGCGACGGCGCCTCTGTCTACCTGAACAACGGCTCGCCGACCACCGGGCAAATCTGGCAAGGCAACCTCAACGCGTCGTACATCCTCGGGCCAAGCTTGCTGGCCCAGCAGACGACCTTCATGGGCGAAGTGGTGCATCAGCGCATCGCCGGGGTGGACAGCCTGACAATCACCGGCGGAGGCCCCGGCGTGGACGGTACCTTCGATGAATTCGAATCGAAGACTCAGACCCGCGGTTCGACCCTGCTCGGCGTGGGCGCCTACATGGACTACCCGTCCATTGCCAACGGCCTGGACCTCAGCACCAAAGTGGTATGGACGCAGAACGTCGACGGCAGCGCCTATCAGGGGCTGGGGCGCGACGAGAAGCGTCTGACCGTGGGCGGTGACTTCAAGTATCTGGGCAACTTCCAGATCGGCATGACCTATGTCGCCTACCTGAGTTCGCCTGACGTCGCCCAAGGCCGGCTGCTGGCTGACCGCGATTACCTGTCGCTCAACGCCAAGTACACCTTCTGA
- a CDS encoding NADH:flavin oxidoreductase translates to MNPRPTPSPFSPIAIGPLTLKNRFIKSATNEGMSAQGVPSRQLVKLHSDLAAGGIALTTVAYCAVSNDGRTLPNQLTLTQASLPHFKALTDGVHEAGGLASAQITHGGCFTFIRERSTKRPLSASGGFNKIGLMSGMFLKQAMNEADMQQVVRDFAQGARLARQAGFDAVEIHMGHGYLLSQFISPMYNKRRDQYGGSLENRLRFPRRVLRAVLDAVGHEMAVICKYSVTEGVRAGNSAEDGAKIARMLEQEGAHLLVLSAGMNAESITTMFGSSFPKENRVQQKNKIIALAMAIQRRKEPTVEFRELYLLEHARKVRAAVKMPLAYLGGAKSLASIETIMAEGFDLVAMGRVLLAENDYVNKLASGTSRDSICTACNRCVAMMYTPGGTSCVLGKPGDAELNRLPAAGA, encoded by the coding sequence ATGAACCCTCGTCCGACCCCGTCACCGTTCAGCCCGATTGCGATTGGCCCACTGACCCTGAAAAACCGCTTTATCAAGTCCGCCACCAATGAGGGCATGAGTGCCCAGGGCGTGCCTTCCAGGCAGTTGGTCAAGTTGCACTCGGACCTGGCCGCGGGCGGTATCGCCCTGACGACCGTGGCCTACTGCGCGGTGAGCAACGATGGCCGTACTTTGCCCAACCAATTGACCCTGACCCAGGCCAGCCTGCCGCATTTCAAGGCCCTGACCGACGGCGTGCATGAAGCCGGTGGCCTGGCCAGCGCACAAATCACCCACGGCGGCTGCTTTACCTTTATCCGTGAACGTTCGACCAAGCGTCCGCTGTCGGCCAGCGGCGGCTTCAACAAGATCGGCTTGATGAGCGGCATGTTCCTCAAGCAGGCGATGAACGAGGCTGACATGCAACAGGTGGTGCGCGACTTCGCGCAGGGCGCGCGCCTGGCACGCCAGGCCGGTTTCGATGCGGTGGAAATCCACATGGGCCACGGCTATTTGCTCAGCCAGTTCATTTCGCCGATGTACAACAAGCGTCGAGACCAGTACGGCGGCAGTCTGGAAAACCGCCTGCGTTTTCCGCGCCGGGTGTTGCGCGCGGTGCTGGATGCGGTCGGTCATGAGATGGCGGTGATCTGCAAGTACAGCGTCACCGAAGGGGTTCGCGCTGGTAACAGTGCCGAAGACGGGGCGAAGATCGCCCGCATGCTGGAGCAGGAGGGCGCCCACTTGCTGGTGCTCAGCGCGGGGATGAACGCCGAGTCGATCACCACCATGTTCGGCTCCTCGTTCCCCAAGGAAAACCGCGTACAGCAGAAGAACAAGATCATTGCCCTGGCGATGGCCATCCAGCGCCGCAAGGAACCGACCGTGGAGTTCCGCGAGCTGTATCTGCTGGAACATGCGCGCAAGGTGCGGGCGGCGGTGAAGATGCCGCTGGCGTATCTGGGCGGCGCCAAGAGCCTGGCGAGTATCGAGACGATCATGGCCGAGGGTTTCGATCTGGTCGCCATGGGCCGGGTATTGCTGGCCGAGAATGACTATGTCAACAAGCTCGCCAGTGGCACCAGCCGCGATTCGATCTGCACCGCCTGCAACCGCTGCGTGGCGATGATGTACACGCCCGGTGGCACCTCCTGCGTACTGGGTAAGCCCGGTGATGCCGAATTGAACCGCCTGCCGGCGGCGGGGGCCTGA
- a CDS encoding alpha/beta fold hydrolase produces MNQPVDLPLPVGHYATLPNGLRLHYLDEGTGPVVLWLHGSGPGASGYSNFKGNYPQFVAAGYRNLVLDLPGFGRSDKPEDVQYNLDFFVDCVAAVLESVGVKRCTLLGNSLGGAIALGLALRLPQLPQSLILLAPGGVEERETYFKMEGIVRMVSLFSAGPIGMEEMRNMMRLQLFDDSILPESLLQERVAVAVTQPKNLFSTMMVQNMESRLGEIQCPIFGFWGNNDHFNPVSGAQRIIDGAANARFIVLNRCGHWVQVEHRELFNRSCIDFLQNG; encoded by the coding sequence ATGAATCAACCCGTAGACCTGCCCCTGCCCGTCGGCCATTACGCAACGCTGCCCAACGGGTTGCGCCTGCACTACCTGGATGAGGGCACGGGCCCCGTGGTGCTGTGGCTGCATGGCAGCGGCCCGGGCGCCAGTGGCTACAGTAATTTCAAGGGTAACTATCCGCAGTTCGTCGCTGCCGGTTACCGCAACCTCGTGCTCGACCTTCCGGGTTTCGGCCGCTCGGACAAACCCGAAGACGTACAGTACAACCTGGATTTTTTCGTTGACTGCGTGGCGGCCGTCCTGGAATCCGTCGGCGTGAAGCGCTGCACGCTACTGGGTAACTCATTGGGTGGTGCGATTGCCCTGGGCCTGGCCCTGCGCCTGCCGCAATTGCCCCAGAGTCTGATCCTGCTGGCACCTGGCGGTGTCGAGGAGCGGGAAACCTACTTCAAGATGGAAGGCATCGTGCGCATGGTCAGCCTGTTCAGCGCCGGGCCCATTGGCATGGAAGAAATGCGCAACATGATGCGTCTGCAGTTGTTCGACGATTCGATCCTGCCGGAAAGCCTGCTGCAAGAACGCGTGGCGGTGGCCGTGACTCAACCGAAGAACCTGTTCAGCACGATGATGGTGCAGAACATGGAATCGCGCCTGGGCGAGATTCAGTGCCCGATCTTCGGTTTCTGGGGCAACAACGATCATTTCAACCCGGTCAGCGGCGCCCAGCGCATCATCGATGGCGCAGCGAATGCCCGGTTCATCGTGCTCAACCGCTGCGGGCATTGGGTCCAGGTGGAACACCGCGAATTGTTCAACCGCAGCTGCATCGACTTCCTGCAGAACGGTTGA
- a CDS encoding SDR family NAD(P)-dependent oxidoreductase, protein MKLLDKVAFVTGAAQGMGQAIVRGFVAEGAKVVAVDLNQIALAESLADLGDKVLALACNVGDSASVADAMGQAEQHFGGLDILVNNAGVGALDSFLETPDESWARVIGVNLGGTFLCCREGARLMIKGGRKGAIINLSSTAALTGDGPSHYCASKAGVMGLTRSIARELAASGIRVNTLVPGPTNTPMMAGIPDDYMQALLKNVPLGRMCETDEIARVAVFLASEDASFMTGQNVAVNGGMAFI, encoded by the coding sequence ATGAAGTTACTCGATAAAGTGGCGTTCGTGACCGGTGCCGCGCAGGGCATGGGCCAGGCCATCGTGCGTGGATTTGTCGCCGAAGGCGCCAAGGTGGTGGCGGTCGACCTCAACCAGATTGCGCTGGCCGAGAGTCTTGCGGACCTGGGCGATAAAGTCCTGGCCCTGGCCTGCAATGTTGGTGACAGTGCTTCCGTGGCCGATGCCATGGGCCAGGCCGAGCAACACTTCGGCGGCCTCGACATCCTGGTCAACAACGCGGGCGTCGGCGCCCTGGACAGCTTCCTTGAAACCCCTGACGAGAGCTGGGCGCGGGTGATCGGCGTGAACCTGGGCGGCACCTTCCTGTGCTGTCGCGAAGGCGCCAGGCTGATGATCAAGGGTGGACGCAAGGGAGCGATCATCAACCTTTCCAGCACCGCCGCGCTGACCGGCGACGGTCCCAGCCACTACTGCGCCTCGAAAGCCGGGGTGATGGGCCTGACCCGCTCGATCGCCCGGGAACTGGCCGCCAGCGGTATTCGCGTCAACACCCTGGTGCCGGGACCGACCAATACCCCAATGATGGCCGGCATCCCTGACGACTACATGCAAGCGCTGCTGAAAAACGTGCCGTTGGGCCGCATGTGCGAGACGGACGAAATCGCCCGTGTTGCGGTGTTCCTCGCGAGCGAAGACGCCAGTTTCATGACCGGCCAGAACGTTGCCGTCAACGGCGGCATGGCCTTTATCTGA
- a CDS encoding SDR family NAD(P)-dependent oxidoreductase, which yields MNKRLQGKIAFVTGAGSGIGEATALRFAEEGATVVLCGRRVEPLQGVQEKILGFGGQAEIAVADVSDEQAYVSALQATAQRHGRLDILVNNAMAYTWGDIDNMTTADWHANFATTVDGTFFGTRTAMRLMKEQGGGSIVNIASICGLFGTAQMAGYSAAKAAVINFSRAAASEGAPHNIRCNVIIPGVVDTPATAGMLGDKKARANTEKVIPMKRVGLPVELANAILFLASDEASYVTGASLAVDGGRGSDLYTVFD from the coding sequence ATGAACAAGCGTTTACAGGGAAAAATCGCCTTCGTTACCGGCGCGGGTTCCGGCATCGGCGAAGCCACCGCGCTGCGGTTTGCCGAGGAGGGCGCTACTGTGGTGCTGTGCGGGCGCCGCGTTGAGCCACTGCAGGGTGTGCAGGAAAAAATTCTCGGCTTCGGCGGCCAGGCTGAAATCGCCGTCGCCGATGTCAGCGACGAGCAAGCCTACGTCAGTGCACTGCAAGCCACGGCACAACGTCACGGACGTCTGGACATCCTGGTCAATAATGCGATGGCCTACACCTGGGGCGACATCGACAACATGACCACCGCCGACTGGCACGCCAACTTCGCCACCACCGTCGATGGCACCTTCTTCGGCACGCGCACGGCGATGCGCCTGATGAAAGAGCAGGGCGGCGGTTCGATTGTCAACATCGCCTCGATCTGCGGGCTGTTCGGTACCGCGCAGATGGCCGGTTACTCGGCGGCCAAGGCGGCAGTGATCAACTTCAGCCGTGCAGCGGCCAGCGAAGGCGCGCCGCACAACATCCGTTGCAACGTGATCATCCCGGGCGTGGTCGATACCCCGGCGACCGCCGGCATGCTCGGCGACAAGAAGGCCCGTGCCAACACCGAAAAAGTCATCCCGATGAAACGGGTCGGCCTGCCGGTGGAGCTGGCGAACGCCATTTTGTTCCTGGCCAGCGACGAGGCCTCCTATGTCACCGGCGCCAGTCTGGCGGTCGACGGCGGACGTGGTTCCGACCTGTACACGGTGTTCGACTGA